The bacterium genome window below encodes:
- a CDS encoding MBL fold metallo-hydrolase: MMGKMALGTVRSLSVKCLSEVSWHDNARMRLDVREAGGLQTADQFDVKWTPGNAAGVSALLSIGDAEGRARTILMDVGWDVEYMDGVFRREGVDRLLADGKIDFVYITHEHVDHFWGMPAVAKHRPDVKVVIPSGFSSRSKELLESSGQKGEVVEMAPGPHLLFPGCASVTFDQPIFLKTHGEQVLYVNVEGKGIVTVTGCCHPGVIGLLEYAKEHFDGFSSFHGVYGGLHISPFEEWGPPQEEVLDKLQAFNVRKFACNHCTGEVAVRKMRERGMPVAGGTGRHGSKSVLYPGNGDTIDF; this comes from the coding sequence ATGATGGGGAAGATGGCGTTGGGGACCGTCCGGTCGCTTTCCGTGAAGTGCCTCTCCGAGGTATCGTGGCACGACAACGCGCGGATGCGGCTGGACGTCCGGGAGGCGGGCGGGCTGCAGACCGCCGACCAGTTCGACGTGAAGTGGACGCCGGGGAACGCCGCGGGGGTCTCCGCCCTCCTGTCCATCGGGGATGCCGAAGGGCGCGCCAGGACGATCCTGATGGACGTGGGCTGGGACGTCGAATATATGGACGGCGTCTTCCGCCGCGAGGGGGTCGACCGGCTCCTCGCGGACGGGAAGATCGACTTCGTCTATATCACCCACGAACACGTCGACCATTTCTGGGGGATGCCCGCCGTCGCGAAGCACCGCCCCGACGTGAAGGTCGTGATCCCTTCCGGCTTTTCCTCCCGCAGCAAGGAGCTGCTGGAATCGTCCGGCCAGAAGGGGGAGGTCGTCGAGATGGCTCCCGGCCCGCACCTGCTCTTCCCGGGATGCGCCTCCGTCACCTTCGACCAGCCGATCTTCCTCAAGACCCACGGGGAGCAGGTGCTCTACGTGAACGTGGAGGGGAAGGGGATCGTCACCGTCACCGGCTGCTGCCACCCCGGGGTGATCGGGCTGCTCGAATACGCGAAGGAGCACTTCGACGGGTTCTCCTCCTTCCACGGTGTCTATGGAGGGCTGCACATCTCGCCGTTCGAGGAGTGGGGTCCCCCGCAGGAGGAGGTGCTCGACAAGCTGCAGGCGTTCAACGTCCGGAAGTTCGCCTGCAACCATTGCACGGGCGAGGTGGCGGTGCGGAAGATGCGGGAGCGCGGCATGCCCGTGGCCGGCGGCACCGGGCGCCACGGCAGCAAGAGCGTCCTCTACCCGGGGAACGGCGACACGATCGACTTCTAA
- a CDS encoding sodium:proton antiporter gives MSPHDPIALGLSLPFLSVAPFAGLLLSIALLPLIAPALWARHYAKVCLAFGVPVAAFFLLRAPYELLHTAIEYASFLILLASLFTISGGILLRGTLRGSAGVNCAILGVGAVLANIFGTTGASMLLVRPLLRANAHRQRAAHVVIFFIFVVANIGGALTPIGDPPLFLGYLRGVPFFWTLRAMSLLWAAACALVIGVFYLVDRRAIALERMAESDGGPARTDAGARAPLSIEGKINLPLLMVVIGAVFLPTPWREAAMTAAAGVSVWKTPANVRKENEFTWHPIEEVAILFAGIFATMIPALLILKARGAELGVVSPAHFFWVTGTLSSFLDNAPTYLTFFSLAQGLGGAQTVAGVSAPLLQAISAGAVFMGAITYIGNAPNFMVKAIAEQAGVRMPSFFGYMAWSCGILLPIFALLALIFFF, from the coding sequence ATGTCCCCTCACGATCCGATCGCGCTCGGCCTCTCCCTCCCCTTCTTGTCCGTCGCCCCGTTCGCGGGGCTGCTGCTGTCGATCGCCCTGCTCCCGCTGATCGCCCCCGCGCTCTGGGCGCGTCACTACGCGAAGGTGTGCCTGGCGTTCGGCGTCCCGGTCGCGGCCTTCTTCCTGCTGCGAGCGCCGTACGAGCTGCTGCACACGGCGATCGAATACGCTTCCTTCCTCATCCTGCTCGCGAGTCTCTTCACGATCTCGGGGGGAATCCTCCTGCGCGGCACCCTGCGCGGGTCGGCGGGGGTCAACTGCGCGATCCTGGGAGTCGGGGCGGTGCTCGCGAACATCTTCGGGACGACGGGCGCCTCGATGCTCCTCGTCCGGCCGCTGCTGCGGGCCAACGCGCACCGGCAACGGGCGGCCCACGTCGTCATCTTCTTTATCTTCGTGGTGGCCAACATCGGCGGGGCGCTCACCCCGATCGGGGATCCTCCCCTGTTCCTCGGCTACCTGCGGGGGGTGCCGTTCTTCTGGACGCTGCGCGCGATGAGCCTGTTGTGGGCCGCCGCCTGCGCCCTGGTGATCGGCGTCTTCTACCTGGTGGACCGCCGGGCGATCGCGCTGGAGAGGATGGCGGAGTCCGACGGCGGTCCGGCGCGGACGGACGCGGGAGCGCGGGCTCCGCTCTCGATCGAGGGGAAGATCAACCTGCCGCTGCTGATGGTGGTGATCGGCGCCGTCTTCCTGCCGACCCCGTGGAGGGAGGCGGCGATGACGGCGGCGGCGGGCGTCTCCGTGTGGAAGACCCCCGCGAACGTGCGGAAGGAGAACGAGTTCACCTGGCACCCGATCGAGGAGGTGGCGATCCTGTTCGCCGGGATCTTCGCCACGATGATCCCCGCGCTGCTGATCCTCAAGGCGCGCGGCGCGGAGCTGGGGGTCGTCTCGCCCGCCCACTTCTTCTGGGTGACGGGGACGCTGTCGAGCTTCCTCGACAATGCGCCCACCTACCTCACCTTCTTCAGCCTCGCGCAGGGGCTGGGGGGGGCGCAGACGGTGGCGGGGGTATCGGCCCCGCTCCTGCAGGCGATCAGCGCGGGCGCGGTTTTCATGGGGGCGATCACGTACATCGGCAACGCCCCAAACTTCATGGTGAAGGCGATCGCCGAGCAGGCCGGGGTCCGGATGCCCTCCTTCTTCGGCTACATGGCATGGTCCTGCGGCATCCTCCTGCCGATCTTCGCCCTCCTCGCCCTCATCTTCTTCTTCTAA
- a CDS encoding universal stress protein, with amino-acid sequence MNILLPVSRGGKFGLALNLAIDTAKAHAGKIHVLFVVDAAEIERIESGAGPGAIHLARRAADEARKRLTAEGTAEIAEAVRRIGEAGIPVRGEVREGEVGRELIATAAANDLLVSAAASHFAPDREDASGKLVLSVMREGGVPVLLSGSAPRSMRTIVAGCGGGPRTERAVGAMARLSLWKEAPRGILLAVDDAPEGAEARLAAPRRILADAGYPAWEEKVLPGPRAAAFLTFCDLVDADVVVLGGWGEHRWDDLLGLSITGRILRDGRRHLFLYM; translated from the coding sequence GTGAACATCCTCCTCCCCGTCTCCCGCGGCGGCAAGTTCGGCCTGGCGCTGAACCTCGCGATCGACACCGCGAAGGCGCACGCCGGAAAAATCCACGTCCTTTTCGTTGTGGACGCGGCCGAGATCGAACGGATCGAGTCGGGCGCGGGTCCCGGGGCGATCCACCTGGCGCGCCGCGCGGCCGACGAGGCCCGGAAGCGGTTGACGGCCGAGGGGACGGCGGAGATCGCGGAGGCGGTTCGGCGGATCGGGGAGGCGGGCATTCCCGTCCGCGGGGAGGTCCGCGAGGGGGAGGTCGGGCGGGAGCTCATCGCGACCGCCGCCGCGAACGACCTGCTCGTCTCCGCGGCGGCGTCCCACTTCGCCCCCGACCGCGAGGACGCTTCGGGGAAGCTTGTCCTCTCGGTGATGCGGGAAGGGGGGGTCCCGGTCCTGCTTTCCGGGTCGGCGCCCCGTTCCATGCGCACGATCGTCGCCGGCTGCGGCGGCGGGCCCCGGACCGAGCGCGCGGTGGGGGCGATGGCGCGGCTCTCCCTGTGGAAGGAGGCCCCCCGTGGGATCCTCCTCGCCGTGGACGACGCCCCGGAAGGAGCGGAGGCGCGGCTCGCCGCCCCGCGGCGGATCCTCGCGGACGCCGGCTATCCGGCGTGGGAAGAGAAGGTCCTCCCCGGGCCGCGCGCGGCGGCGTTCCTCACCTTCTGCGATCTGGTCGACGCCGACGTCGTCGTCCTGGGCGGTTGGGGCGAGCACCGCTGGGACGACCTCCTCGGGCTGTCGATCACCGGGCGCATCCTCCGGGACGGCCGCCGGCACCTGTTCCTCTACATGTAG
- the selD gene encoding selenide, water dikinase SelD yields the protein MSDREKIFLTHLSSCAGUASKLGQGVLARVLSALPPPDDPRVLVGTSHADDAGVFRLSAEEALIGTLDFFTPVVDDPYQYGAIAAANSLSDVYAMGGEPLFALAIAAFPEDEKILPYLADVMAGAAAKAKEAGVCIIGGHTVKDKEPKFGLSVTGRVHPDRIWHNRGAKPGDAIVLTKPLGTGIATSAIKWGICPKVTEEAVIASMARLNANASKAGREVGISTATDVTGFGLIGHLLEVLEGSGLAAEVRRQDVPVFPGVRELMRRKRVGGLAGVRRFPGSRWIHGTFGQHPIPGGTRQNMAHHLKRVRLAPLLPAEEAYLLSDPQTSGGLLMFVPEAKAEALCDALRAMGEGAWRIGRTLEGGDLERQRITVI from the coding sequence GTGAGCGATCGGGAGAAGATCTTCCTGACCCACCTGTCCTCCTGCGCCGGTTGAGCGTCCAAGCTGGGGCAGGGGGTCCTTGCCCGCGTGCTGTCCGCCTTGCCGCCGCCCGACGATCCGCGTGTGCTCGTGGGCACCTCGCACGCCGACGACGCGGGCGTGTTCCGCCTTTCGGCGGAAGAGGCCCTCATCGGCACCCTCGACTTCTTCACGCCGGTCGTGGACGATCCGTACCAGTATGGCGCGATCGCCGCCGCCAACTCCCTGAGCGACGTGTACGCGATGGGGGGGGAGCCTCTCTTCGCCCTCGCCATCGCCGCCTTCCCCGAGGACGAGAAGATCCTGCCGTACCTCGCGGACGTGATGGCCGGCGCGGCGGCCAAGGCGAAGGAGGCCGGCGTCTGCATCATCGGGGGCCATACGGTCAAGGACAAGGAGCCGAAGTTCGGCCTCTCGGTGACCGGCCGGGTCCACCCCGACCGGATATGGCATAACCGCGGGGCGAAGCCCGGCGACGCGATCGTCCTGACGAAGCCCCTGGGGACCGGCATCGCCACCTCGGCGATCAAGTGGGGGATCTGCCCGAAAGTGACGGAAGAGGCGGTGATCGCCTCGATGGCCCGGTTGAACGCGAACGCATCGAAGGCGGGGCGCGAGGTCGGGATCTCCACGGCGACCGACGTGACCGGCTTCGGGTTGATCGGGCACCTGCTGGAGGTGCTGGAGGGGAGCGGGCTGGCCGCCGAGGTCCGGCGGCAGGACGTCCCGGTCTTCCCCGGGGTGCGGGAGCTGATGCGGCGCAAGCGCGTCGGCGGCCTGGCCGGCGTGCGGCGGTTCCCGGGATCGAGGTGGATCCACGGCACCTTCGGGCAGCATCCGATCCCCGGGGGGACCCGCCAGAACATGGCCCACCATCTCAAACGGGTACGCCTCGCCCCCCTGCTGCCGGCGGAGGAGGCGTATCTCCTGTCCGATCCGCAGACCTCCGGCGGGCTGCTGATGTTCGTCCCCGAGGCGAAGGCCGAGGCGCTGTGCGACGCGCTGCGCGCCATGGGCGAGGGCGCGTGGCGGATCGGCCGGACGCTCGAGGGGGGCGACCTCGAGAGGCAGCGGATCACGGTGATCTAG
- a CDS encoding GyrI-like domain-containing protein, producing the protein MTPFHEIKTVPPVKAIGMRDDLSLWGVDTAFGRLYDKAMEGRLMFRQPALGVRHGEIGIPDAFRSEYHVLFPLNEEPGVEIPGAEIVDLPGAEVASFMHRGPYEWIQCTYEMVVDWLRENRYEAAGEAREVFFVAPEPHSGGSQDDMLTEIQIPIRSAA; encoded by the coding sequence ATGACCCCCTTCCACGAGATCAAGACCGTCCCCCCCGTCAAGGCCATTGGGATGCGCGACGACCTGTCGCTGTGGGGCGTCGACACCGCTTTCGGGCGGCTCTACGACAAGGCGATGGAAGGACGGCTGATGTTCCGCCAGCCGGCCCTCGGAGTGCGCCACGGGGAGATCGGGATCCCCGACGCCTTCCGGTCCGAATACCACGTCCTCTTCCCCCTGAACGAGGAACCCGGGGTGGAGATCCCGGGCGCCGAGATCGTCGACCTGCCCGGCGCGGAAGTCGCCTCCTTCATGCACCGGGGCCCCTACGAGTGGATCCAGTGCACCTATGAAATGGTGGTAGACTGGCTCCGGGAGAACCGGTACGAAGCGGCGGGGGAGGCGCGCGAGGTCTTCTTCGTGGCGCCGGAGCCGCACTCGGGGGGAAGCCAGGACGACATGCTGACCGAGATCCAGATCCCCATCCGCTCCGCGGCGTGA
- a CDS encoding OFA family MFS transporter has translation MADEKLTNRWLMVAAALVMQLCLGVLYSYSVFRGPLMKEVGFTVKQAGYPLMASFFFFAVGMIVAGRWQDKAGPKKVAIFGGVLLAVGCFLAGMLYRTVGGLVFAYGVLGGLGVGFAYVTPIATCIKWFPDMRGTITGLAVFGFGAGTLIFGPLISKLVASSGIQNAFFAVGVIMLVGVCGAGAMFKVPPAGYKPAGWNPPTPSATTPTKTDWSPNEIIGNGQFWVLWLIYFFGAAAGLMIIGQAVPIGIEVAKLERGVAAAGLGTMALLNGLGRLVHGSISDKIGRKNTVILCFAEYLVAFLILLPHSDTFMKWLVGLCIVGFAYGGYLAIMPSMTADYFGTKSLGANYGYLFTAWGVAGVGGPFMIDAIKSSTGSFTMAMYYTAAACVAGIILVFISKKPEFKGA, from the coding sequence ATGGCTGACGAGAAGTTGACGAACCGCTGGTTGATGGTTGCCGCCGCACTGGTCATGCAGTTGTGCCTGGGGGTCCTCTATTCATACTCCGTGTTCCGCGGGCCGCTGATGAAGGAGGTCGGGTTCACGGTCAAGCAGGCGGGGTATCCGCTGATGGCCTCGTTCTTCTTCTTCGCGGTGGGGATGATCGTCGCCGGGAGATGGCAGGACAAGGCCGGTCCGAAGAAGGTCGCGATCTTCGGGGGTGTTCTCCTTGCAGTGGGTTGTTTCCTGGCGGGCATGCTGTACAGGACGGTCGGCGGGCTGGTCTTCGCCTACGGCGTCCTCGGCGGCCTCGGCGTCGGGTTCGCCTACGTGACCCCGATCGCCACCTGCATCAAGTGGTTCCCCGACATGCGCGGGACGATCACCGGCCTCGCGGTGTTCGGGTTCGGCGCCGGCACGCTGATCTTCGGACCGCTGATCTCCAAGCTGGTCGCCTCCTCGGGCATCCAGAACGCCTTCTTCGCGGTCGGCGTGATCATGCTCGTGGGAGTATGCGGAGCGGGCGCAATGTTCAAGGTCCCGCCCGCCGGGTACAAGCCGGCCGGATGGAACCCGCCGACGCCGTCGGCGACCACCCCGACCAAGACCGACTGGTCCCCGAACGAGATCATCGGGAACGGCCAGTTCTGGGTTCTGTGGCTCATCTACTTCTTCGGCGCGGCGGCGGGCCTGATGATCATCGGGCAGGCCGTTCCGATCGGGATCGAAGTCGCCAAGCTCGAAAGGGGGGTTGCGGCGGCGGGCCTCGGGACGATGGCGCTCCTCAACGGCCTCGGCCGGCTGGTCCACGGGTCGATCTCCGACAAGATCGGCCGCAAGAACACCGTCATCCTCTGCTTCGCCGAGTACCTCGTGGCGTTCCTGATCCTGCTCCCGCACTCCGACACCTTCATGAAGTGGCTGGTCGGGCTCTGCATCGTCGGCTTCGCCTACGGCGGATACCTGGCGATCATGCCCTCGATGACGGCCGACTACTTCGGCACGAAGTCGCTGGGGGCGAACTACGGCTACCTGTTCACGGCGTGGGGGGTCGCCGGCGTCGGCGGCCCGTTCATGATCGACGCGATCAAGTCGTCCACCGGCTCCTTCACGATGGCGATGTACTACACCGCCGCCGCCTGCGTGGCGGGGATCATCCTGGTCTTCATCTCCAAGAAGCCGGAGTTCAAGGGAGCCTGA
- a CDS encoding CBS and ACT domain-containing protein, with the protein MFVGPRMKRDLVTVTAGATLEEAARLLKAHRIHHLPVVEEGDRLVGIVTDTDLRNATLEGMFGVADSGDSGRPSTVGEIMTRELVTLSPGDTLDDAMLVLSRQRIGALPVVEGDRLVGIVTKADILSALLSTLDIEGLGVRIEVVLRRDVKEVARLAGALAEMQVEVRSLVLAPHGADRYAAFVRVATIDVASVRDRLRERGFSVGELSDFYEPG; encoded by the coding sequence ATGTTCGTCGGCCCGAGGATGAAGCGCGATCTGGTCACCGTCACGGCCGGGGCGACCCTGGAGGAGGCGGCCCGGCTGCTCAAGGCCCACCGGATCCATCACCTCCCGGTGGTGGAGGAGGGGGACCGCCTCGTGGGGATCGTCACCGACACGGATCTGCGGAACGCGACCCTCGAAGGGATGTTCGGCGTTGCCGACAGCGGGGATTCCGGCCGTCCCTCGACGGTCGGGGAGATCATGACGCGGGAGCTGGTGACCCTTTCCCCGGGGGACACGCTGGACGACGCGATGCTCGTGCTCTCCCGTCAGCGGATCGGCGCCCTGCCGGTGGTCGAGGGCGACCGTCTCGTGGGGATCGTCACCAAGGCGGATATCCTCTCGGCCCTGCTGTCCACCCTCGACATCGAGGGGCTGGGGGTCCGGATCGAGGTGGTCCTGCGGCGGGACGTGAAGGAAGTCGCCCGCCTGGCCGGCGCGCTCGCCGAAATGCAGGTGGAGGTGCGGAGCCTCGTGCTGGCCCCCCACGGGGCGGATCGGTACGCCGCCTTCGTCCGCGTGGCGACGATCGATGTGGCGTCCGTGCGGGACCGCCTCCGGGAGAGGGGGTTCTCCGTCGGGGAGCTGTCGGACTTCTATGAGCCGGGATAA
- a CDS encoding histone deacetylase — protein sequence MAFDTTWAGGFGEPLPERDILEGFDRLIAANRLFGAELNPTVLKKSGKGASFLVRRPPSHDRMLALWRDLFANRVSPEEFLDALAPEILGLTHGDGLLLFGKDRALYDCHIARGDEAVGHLTLCFYREREPVFRFLPFPRRPGRRIVYIEGISLTAQSTGYASALFRRYERLFHNLGFHRFRLKASLSVGKYYWAKEGFDCEDRKQFAEMRENLHVLVRRLGLPVEEQEIRRLNHASMIAAFRRDLEVPVYRNAEGYYAAARDASHAEEVRFPLGKAFLLCSAPWDGFKVIYTDTPRRTGFVWSERFLDHATRAGHPESPKRLEAIFAAIREGGMRESLIFLEPYLPAMASLHAVHDPAYLEAFREAAARGDRQFAVRDCSISEGSYEAALLAAGGVMAGIDAVFSDRADNVFCAVRPPGHHAGRSSAMGFCFLNNVAAGARYARSAYGVERIYILDWDVHHGNGTQALFDEDPLTFFCSLHEHPSFCYPGTGRRMERGKGFGLGTTLNVPLAPHAGDREILEAFEREVVPSIEAFRPGLILLSAGFDAHRDDPIAGLEFTEDAYVHMTRRVLELADRHCEGRVVSVLEGGYRPESLVSSAIAHIKTLQGREGSPCSSARG from the coding sequence ATGGCGTTTGACACGACGTGGGCCGGGGGGTTCGGCGAGCCCCTGCCGGAGCGCGACATCCTCGAGGGGTTCGACCGGCTGATCGCCGCGAACCGGCTCTTCGGCGCCGAGCTCAACCCGACGGTCCTCAAGAAGAGCGGGAAAGGGGCGTCGTTCCTCGTCCGCCGTCCCCCGTCGCATGATCGAATGCTCGCGCTCTGGCGCGACCTCTTCGCGAACCGTGTCTCGCCGGAGGAGTTCCTCGATGCGCTGGCGCCCGAGATTTTGGGGCTTACCCACGGCGACGGGCTCCTCCTGTTCGGGAAGGACCGGGCTCTTTACGACTGCCATATCGCGCGCGGGGACGAGGCGGTCGGCCATCTCACCCTCTGCTTCTACCGGGAGCGCGAGCCGGTGTTCCGCTTCCTCCCCTTTCCGCGCCGCCCCGGCCGCCGGATTGTCTACATCGAGGGGATTTCCCTCACCGCGCAGAGCACCGGCTACGCCTCCGCCCTGTTCCGCCGCTACGAACGGCTCTTCCACAACCTCGGATTCCACCGGTTCCGCCTGAAGGCCTCCCTTTCGGTGGGAAAATATTACTGGGCGAAGGAAGGGTTCGACTGCGAGGACCGGAAGCAGTTCGCCGAAATGCGGGAGAACCTCCACGTCCTCGTCAGGCGCCTGGGCCTTCCGGTGGAGGAGCAGGAGATCCGCCGGCTGAACCATGCGAGCATGATCGCCGCTTTCCGACGCGACCTCGAAGTTCCGGTCTACCGGAACGCCGAGGGGTACTACGCCGCCGCGCGGGACGCCTCCCACGCGGAGGAGGTCCGGTTCCCCCTCGGGAAGGCGTTCCTCCTCTGTTCCGCGCCTTGGGACGGCTTCAAGGTGATCTACACCGACACGCCGCGGCGCACGGGATTCGTCTGGTCGGAGCGGTTTCTCGACCACGCCACCCGGGCGGGCCACCCGGAGAGTCCGAAGCGCCTGGAGGCGATCTTCGCGGCGATCCGCGAGGGGGGGATGCGGGAAAGCCTGATCTTCCTCGAGCCGTACCTGCCGGCGATGGCGTCGCTCCACGCGGTGCACGACCCGGCCTATCTCGAGGCGTTCCGGGAGGCGGCTGCCCGGGGGGACCGGCAATTCGCCGTGCGGGACTGCTCGATCTCGGAGGGGAGCTACGAGGCCGCGCTGCTGGCGGCGGGCGGGGTGATGGCGGGGATCGACGCGGTCTTTTCGGACCGGGCGGACAACGTCTTCTGCGCCGTGCGGCCCCCGGGGCACCACGCGGGGCGCTCCTCCGCGATGGGCTTCTGCTTCTTGAACAACGTGGCGGCGGGGGCCCGCTACGCCCGGTCGGCCTACGGCGTGGAAAGGATCTACATCCTCGACTGGGACGTCCATCACGGCAACGGCACCCAGGCCCTGTTCGACGAGGATCCGCTCACCTTCTTCTGCAGCCTCCACGAGCACCCCTCCTTCTGCTACCCGGGGACGGGGCGCCGCATGGAGAGAGGAAAGGGATTCGGGCTTGGGACCACCCTCAACGTCCCGCTGGCGCCGCACGCCGGGGACCGGGAGATCCTGGAGGCGTTCGAGCGGGAGGTCGTCCCCTCGATCGAGGCGTTCCGGCCCGGTTTGATCCTCCTTTCCGCCGGATTCGACGCTCACCGGGACGACCCGATCGCCGGACTCGAGTTCACGGAGGATGCCTACGTCCACATGACGCGGCGGGTCCTCGAGCTGGCCGACCGGCATTGCGAGGGACGGGTCGTCTCGGTGCTGGAAGGCGGGTATCGCCCGGAGTCGCTGGTTTCCTCGGCGATCGCTCATATAAAAACATTGCAGGGAAGGGAGGGTTCGCCATGTTCGTCGGCCCGAGGATGA
- a CDS encoding CapA family protein, translating to MCRHLAIALALLMALALSAQPARGVEGDNSTIARVEPARTIRVAAVGDIMMGTTFPEPILPPEDGATLFRSVGPLLAGNDVVLGNLEAPLTDASLSPKCPTPRRDGRPCFAFRTPPRYACHLAEAGFTAVNVANNHSLDFGMEGLDDTLAALDNVGVRPVGGERIAVFTVEGRSVAVAGFSYSLRTQYVHPLRDIEAARKIVAGLKDEYDLVVASFHGGAEGAGAMRVADADEEFMGERRGNVVRFARAIVDAGADLVLGHGPHVPRAVEVYRGKLIAYSLGNFAVYSMFNIKGPSGLGYVLQAELDPETGEILRFRTPSVALRHPGIPHPDPSGQAEALLRMLSEEFLAGEPDADARRETLSRVWK from the coding sequence ATGTGCCGGCATCTCGCCATCGCGCTCGCCCTGCTGATGGCGCTCGCCCTTTCCGCACAACCCGCTCGGGGCGTGGAAGGCGACAACTCCACGATCGCCCGGGTGGAGCCGGCCAGGACGATCCGCGTCGCGGCGGTGGGCGACATCATGATGGGGACCACGTTCCCGGAGCCGATCCTGCCGCCGGAGGACGGCGCGACCCTGTTCCGCTCCGTGGGGCCGTTGCTCGCCGGGAACGACGTCGTTCTGGGCAACCTCGAAGCTCCGCTGACGGACGCCTCGCTGTCGCCGAAGTGCCCGACGCCGCGCCGCGACGGGCGCCCCTGCTTCGCCTTCCGCACCCCCCCGCGATACGCCTGCCACCTCGCGGAGGCGGGCTTCACGGCGGTGAACGTCGCGAACAACCACTCCCTCGACTTCGGGATGGAGGGGCTGGACGACACCCTCGCCGCGCTCGACAACGTGGGGGTCCGGCCGGTCGGCGGGGAGCGGATCGCGGTGTTCACCGTCGAGGGAAGGAGCGTGGCGGTGGCCGGGTTCTCCTACTCGCTCCGGACGCAGTATGTCCATCCGCTGCGGGATATCGAGGCGGCGCGAAAGATCGTGGCCGGGCTGAAGGACGAGTATGACCTGGTCGTCGCATCGTTCCACGGCGGCGCCGAAGGGGCGGGCGCGATGCGCGTCGCGGACGCGGACGAGGAGTTCATGGGGGAGCGCCGGGGGAACGTCGTCCGGTTCGCACGGGCCATCGTGGACGCGGGCGCCGACCTCGTGCTGGGGCACGGGCCCCACGTCCCGCGCGCCGTCGAGGTGTACCGGGGAAAACTGATCGCCTACAGCCTTGGGAACTTCGCCGTCTACAGCATGTTCAACATCAAGGGGCCGAGCGGGCTGGGGTACGTGCTGCAGGCGGAGCTCGACCCGGAGACCGGGGAGATCCTCCGGTTCCGTACGCCGTCGGTCGCCCTGCGTCACCCGGGGATCCCGCATCCCGACCCGTCCGGGCAGGCGGAGGCGCTTCTGCGGATGCTGTCGGAGGAGTTCCTCGCGGGGGAGCCCGACGCCGACGCCCGCCGGGAAACCTTGTCGCGCGTGTGGAAGTAA
- a CDS encoding C40 family peptidase → MKRLLAALVSLAVLAVIPAVSLADATHVVRKGDTLGKIARAHRVSVAKIRKANGLKGTRISVGTKIVLPGGKAHSKRRKARSGKSRRVTVRKAMPAEEPTAGASLSHAGPQGSTPRTGTWRPPTEAELAELARGPAKAAGDTRPEVAAPPAVAAATNASIASIADESIKDRLLRVARGMLAVPYRYGGTTLWGLDCSGFVQKAFSFLDLGLPRTAREQFQEGVKVSKTELSAGDLVFFRTRAKHPNHVGIYLGDNRFIHASAHDRKVTIDSLDEPYYEKHYLGAKRLLLEENEVQN, encoded by the coding sequence ATGAAACGGTTGCTGGCGGCCCTTGTCTCGCTCGCCGTGCTCGCGGTGATCCCCGCCGTCTCCCTGGCCGATGCCACGCACGTGGTGCGGAAAGGGGACACGCTGGGGAAGATCGCGCGCGCGCACCGCGTCTCCGTGGCGAAGATCCGGAAAGCGAACGGCCTCAAGGGAACCCGTATATCGGTGGGGACGAAGATCGTCCTTCCCGGCGGCAAGGCGCATTCGAAACGCCGCAAGGCCCGCTCCGGAAAGAGCAGGCGGGTGACCGTTCGCAAGGCGATGCCCGCGGAGGAGCCGACGGCCGGGGCGTCGCTCTCCCACGCCGGCCCGCAAGGTTCCACGCCGCGCACCGGCACGTGGAGACCTCCCACCGAAGCAGAGCTCGCCGAACTGGCCAGGGGGCCGGCAAAGGCGGCGGGGGACACGCGTCCGGAGGTCGCCGCACCCCCGGCCGTCGCCGCGGCCACGAACGCCTCGATCGCCTCGATCGCGGACGAATCGATCAAGGACCGCCTCCTGCGCGTCGCCCGGGGGATGCTCGCCGTCCCGTACCGGTACGGCGGCACCACCCTCTGGGGGCTGGACTGCTCCGGCTTCGTGCAGAAGGCGTTTTCCTTCCTCGACCTCGGCCTGCCGCGCACCGCCCGCGAACAGTTCCAGGAAGGGGTAAAGGTCTCGAAGACGGAGCTCTCCGCGGGCGACCTGGTCTTCTTCCGCACCCGCGCGAAACACCCCAACCACGTCGGGATCTACCTCGGGGACAACCGGTTCATCCACGCCTCGGCGCACGACCGGAAGGTCACGATCGACAGCCTCGACGAGCCTTACTACGAGAAGCACTACCTCGGCGCCAAGCGCCTCCTCCTTGAGGAAAACGAGGTGCAAAACTAG